The Clostridium sp. AWRP genome has a window encoding:
- a CDS encoding HD-GYP domain-containing protein, with product MRLEFIDRVMEEDVLGKSILTCEGQVLLRAGVKLNSNYIDKLKKLGVFYVYVEDERLEDVYVEDEKLAQLKQSTMKSMSKVMVNLNNYDEKGLRQSLKTVEEMINYIVDVGDVNKSLYDIQTYDNYTFVHSIDTCVMASFLGISAGYNGFNIKELGVGAILHDVGKTKVPIEILNKKGKLTDGEFAEIKKHPLHGSKILKKVLGTYSPIIKIVEQHHERVDGRGYPYGLTDKQITNFAKMVCICDVYDAVSNDRCYRKKFRPNDAYELVLSGSGTSFDQKIVSYFKNTFAVYPLGCCVKLSNGVKGYVIRQNRGFPDRPVIRVLQDSETGANISGYEVDLLQNLSVIVEEIV from the coding sequence ATGAGACTGGAATTTATAGATAGGGTTATGGAAGAAGACGTACTTGGAAAGAGCATATTAACCTGTGAAGGACAAGTTTTATTACGAGCAGGAGTAAAGTTGAACAGTAATTATATAGATAAATTAAAAAAATTAGGTGTATTTTATGTATATGTAGAAGATGAAAGATTAGAAGATGTATATGTCGAAGATGAAAAATTGGCACAGCTTAAACAGTCTACTATGAAAAGTATGTCAAAAGTAATGGTAAATTTAAATAATTATGATGAAAAGGGATTAAGACAATCTTTAAAAACAGTAGAAGAAATGATTAATTATATAGTTGATGTTGGAGATGTAAATAAAAGTCTTTATGACATACAAACGTATGACAATTATACTTTTGTTCACTCAATAGATACTTGTGTAATGGCTTCTTTTTTAGGAATTTCAGCAGGATACAATGGATTTAATATAAAGGAACTTGGTGTGGGAGCTATCTTACATGATGTAGGAAAGACAAAGGTGCCTATAGAGATATTGAATAAAAAAGGTAAGTTGACGGATGGAGAATTTGCTGAAATAAAAAAGCATCCCCTACATGGTTCAAAAATCTTAAAAAAGGTTTTGGGTACATACAGTCCTATAATTAAAATAGTTGAACAGCATCATGAGAGAGTTGATGGTAGAGGATATCCCTATGGACTTACTGATAAACAGATAACAAATTTTGCAAAAATGGTTTGTATATGTGATGTATATGATGCTGTTAGTAATGATAGGTGTTATAGAAAAAAATTTCGCCCTAATGATGCTTATGAACTCGTACTTTCAGGTAGTGGAACTAGTTTTGACCAAAAAATAGTATCCTATTTCAAAAATACATTTGCTGTTTATCCACTTGGATGCTGTGTTAAGTTATCAAATGGAGTTAAAGGTTATGTTATAAGGCAAAACAGAGGATTTCCTGATAGACCGGTGATAAGGGTATTACAAGATTCTGAAACTGGGGCTAACATATCAGGTTATGAAGTCGATTTACTTCAAAATCTAAGCGTAATCGTAGAAGAAATAGTATAA
- a CDS encoding SprT family zinc-dependent metalloprotease — protein METTHRFSSFEYKVIKKNIKNITIKINGKGEVYVIAPLNVSYPSIEKIVESKMEWIQENVKVTKNRIYTMKSMGLLDGKKLLWMGNILKIEIQQVDIKKCYVEIAKDKIVVYGKDILLKNEENIKKSICEFYKQKARVILRKRVDIYYKNLHTYPQKIIIRCQKTRWGSCSSNGNINFNYKILMAPMEIIDYVVVHELCHLIHMDHSRDYWKLVESIIPQYKDRRKWLKCNGYMLNFPPKYI, from the coding sequence ATGGAAACAACTCATAGATTTTCTTCATTTGAATATAAGGTAATAAAGAAGAATATAAAAAATATAACTATTAAAATTAATGGAAAAGGTGAAGTATATGTAATAGCACCTCTTAATGTTAGTTACCCATCCATAGAGAAAATAGTTGAGAGTAAAATGGAATGGATACAAGAGAATGTAAAAGTTACAAAAAATAGAATTTACACCATGAAGTCCATGGGCCTGTTAGATGGAAAAAAGCTTTTATGGATGGGGAATATTTTAAAGATAGAAATACAGCAGGTGGACATAAAGAAATGTTATGTAGAAATTGCGAAAGATAAAATTGTAGTTTATGGCAAAGATATTTTATTGAAAAATGAGGAAAATATTAAAAAGAGCATATGCGAATTTTATAAACAAAAGGCTAGGGTGATTCTTAGAAAACGGGTGGATATTTATTACAAAAATCTACATACTTATCCCCAAAAAATAATAATTAGGTGCCAGAAGACTAGATGGGGCAGCTGTTCCTCTAACGGTAATATTAATTTCAATTATAAAATATTAATGGCACCTATGGAAATTATAGATTATGTAGTTGTGCATGAACTTTGCCATCTGATACATATGGATCATTCTAGAGATTACTGGAAATTAGTAGAATCTATAATTCCACAATATAAAGATAGAAGAAAGTGGCTTAAATGTAATGGATATATGCTTAATTTCCCCCCAAAATACATATGA
- a CDS encoding Fur family transcriptional regulator has product MDVEKYLRKRRIKVTKARLNILDILSKSDNAITVDTLFEKCRERNINVDLSTIYRSLELFENKKIVRKFDLGENKYSYAIMRKKHKHILECKICHKEVEIDCPMQQIEEIIKSKTGFVFEDEELDFKLNGICADCRKIKSSKN; this is encoded by the coding sequence ATGGATGTAGAAAAGTACTTGAGAAAACGTAGAATAAAAGTTACAAAAGCAAGATTAAATATTTTAGATATATTATCTAAGAGTGATAATGCTATAACTGTTGATACTTTATTTGAAAAGTGTAGAGAAAGGAATATAAATGTAGATTTATCCACTATTTATAGATCCTTAGAATTATTTGAAAATAAGAAAATTGTTAGAAAATTTGATTTGGGTGAAAATAAATATAGTTATGCTATAATGAGAAAAAAGCATAAGCATATATTGGAGTGTAAAATATGCCATAAAGAAGTAGAAATAGACTGTCCTATGCAGCAAATAGAGGAAATTATAAAAAGCAAAACGGGCTTTGTATTTGAAGATGAAGAACTGGATTTTAAATTAAATGGAATATGTGCAGATTGTAGAAAGATAAAAAGTAGTAAAAACTAA
- a CDS encoding leucine-rich repeat domain-containing protein produces the protein MNKRKVKIFICAAGIIACVYSTSALAGPTKIEDTNAIFNKVFGTNIQNTNNIQFKDENLDKAVREAINKPKGNITRNNVYGLTKLDVEGKGIKDISGIEYLENLKTLDLSNNEIEDISPIKYLRYIQKLNLCKNKISDLTPLEKLYKLERIVLRNNKIKDIEPLSKLENLKEIDLSKNQIDNPSYLKDLKKLKTVNLENNVIEDGEKLKDLTNVSTLILSKNSIDDIEDLDNLKNVSVLYLDENPFTQISPLKDLPNLKKLNLDKDKISDLKELKKFKRLQWVKYRNKEIYSINNLNELVEDPNVVVTFKDASLEREIRNKIEKPEGDIKKGELDNVVELNLWDKGITDLSGIENLTDLKVLNIGKNGISDLTPLKDLESLQNLYITDTDVSALDPIKDLTNLTCIEATDTSISDISCIKDLVNLKTLNLGNTNISSLSGIENFSDLESLDVDKTKVSDLSPLSYLLNLTDLNINEDKVSNLSPISKLKDLERLSANKTSISAFESLNNLTKLKWITACDINNLTSISGLENLAELKELRLDNDSIKNIGALSNLKNLETLSLKSNYISDISPLSNLIYMKNLYLYGNNISNINCLENMKYLRKLYIDKNSISTISAVRGMKDLKTLSFGNNLVSDLSPVASLYSLESIDASDNYISDISAVNSLDKLKDLIITNNKVPEGQINAISSRVTVSK, from the coding sequence ATGAACAAGAGAAAGGTTAAAATTTTCATATGCGCTGCGGGAATAATAGCTTGTGTATATAGTACTTCAGCTTTAGCAGGTCCCACAAAAATAGAGGATACAAATGCTATATTTAATAAAGTATTTGGAACTAACATACAAAACACAAATAATATACAATTTAAAGATGAAAATTTAGATAAGGCTGTAAGGGAAGCAATAAATAAACCTAAAGGAAATATTACTAGAAATAATGTGTATGGTTTAACTAAACTTGATGTAGAAGGTAAAGGAATAAAGGATATTTCAGGAATCGAATATCTGGAAAATCTTAAAACTTTAGATTTAAGTAATAATGAAATAGAAGATATATCTCCTATTAAATATCTTAGGTATATTCAAAAGTTAAACTTATGCAAAAATAAAATATCAGATTTAACGCCTCTTGAAAAGTTATATAAATTAGAAAGAATTGTTTTAAGGAACAACAAAATTAAAGACATAGAACCTCTTTCAAAATTAGAAAATTTAAAGGAAATTGATTTATCGAAAAATCAAATAGATAATCCAAGTTATCTTAAAGATCTAAAGAAACTAAAAACAGTAAACCTAGAGAACAATGTTATAGAAGATGGAGAAAAATTAAAAGATTTAACTAACGTTAGTACCCTTATTTTAAGTAAAAACAGTATTGATGATATAGAAGATTTGGATAATTTGAAAAATGTAAGTGTACTTTACCTTGATGAGAATCCGTTTACACAAATAAGTCCTTTGAAGGACCTCCCAAATTTGAAAAAACTTAATTTGGACAAGGATAAAATAAGTGATTTAAAGGAGCTTAAAAAATTTAAAAGATTGCAATGGGTGAAATACAGAAACAAAGAAATTTATAGCATAAACAATTTAAATGAGCTGGTAGAAGATCCAAATGTAGTAGTAACCTTTAAAGATGCTAGTTTAGAAAGAGAAATTAGGAATAAAATTGAAAAGCCCGAAGGGGATATTAAAAAGGGAGAACTTGACAACGTAGTAGAATTAAATCTTTGGGATAAAGGTATTACAGACCTTTCAGGAATAGAAAATTTAACAGATCTTAAAGTATTAAATATAGGTAAAAATGGGATATCTGATTTAACCCCTTTAAAGGATTTAGAAAGTTTACAAAATTTATATATTACAGATACTGATGTTAGTGCTTTAGATCCAATTAAAGATTTAACTAATCTTACTTGTATAGAAGCCACAGATACGAGCATTTCGGATATTTCTTGTATTAAAGATTTGGTTAATTTGAAAACTTTAAATTTAGGAAACACAAATATATCTTCACTTTCAGGAATAGAAAATTTTTCGGATTTAGAGTCGCTGGATGTGGACAAAACTAAAGTTTCAGATTTATCTCCACTGAGTTATCTTTTAAATCTTACAGATTTGAATATAAATGAAGATAAAGTAAGCAATCTCAGTCCAATTTCAAAACTTAAGGATTTAGAGAGATTATCTGCAAATAAAACTAGTATAAGTGCTTTTGAATCTCTGAATAATCTTACAAAGTTAAAATGGATTACTGCTTGTGACATTAATAATCTTACATCTATTAGTGGACTTGAAAATTTAGCTGAACTTAAGGAATTAAGATTAGATAATGATAGTATAAAAAATATAGGGGCTTTATCAAATTTGAAAAATTTAGAAACTTTGAGTTTAAAATCAAATTATATAAGTGATATAAGTCCTCTCTCTAATTTAATTTATATGAAAAACTTATACTTATATGGTAACAACATAAGTAATATAAATTGTCTTGAAAATATGAAATATCTCAGAAAGTTATATATAGATAAAAACAGTATAAGTACCATAAGTGCAGTTAGAGGAATGAAAGATCTGAAAACTTTATCTTTTGGAAATAATTTAGTTTCGGATTTGTCTCCTGTAGCATCTCTTTATAGTTTAGAAAGTATTGATGCTAGTGACAACTATATATCGGATATAAGTGCAGTTAATTCCTTAGATAAATTAAAAGATCTTATAATAACTAATAATAAAGTGCCCGAAGGTCAAATTAATGCCATATCCTCCCGAGTTACAGTGAGCAAATAA
- a CDS encoding S41 family peptidase, with product MKSNSMRRLDMRLSAKKLFVVFWTIFFLLGFSFTAAAADPSQVLNQVKNDIKTYYVDNIPDGVLNASSIDEALKKLNDPYTEYFSKEEETNFLNSINNKIYGIGIYMSQVPSGIKIDSVVANSPAENVGLKEGDIIISANSHSLANITLDQASSYIKGDENTNVNLVIQRQDKVLSFSVKRGEVSIPIVDGKMVDSNTAYIHIASFGEDTSQKFNEKLKELQANKPARYIIDLRDNGGGYMDSALNVAGNFIGKNLALIVQNKSGEKIGYLAGEQRNTIDKPTIFLVDKYTASASEILSAAVKDYKKAFFIGNTTYGKGVAQQMFDLSDGGTLKLTVEKFYSPAGNTIQKVGIKPDFDTGNENSLAVAQLLSGQCKDGTDQQGLLKVTISNEKFYIDLSIAKNEEYWSAFKYIVNNIDRSQICIGTKDGWAKVPEEYFSNIYKFFYPEDKVLDTMQQVPQDKEFTVIFNKKISSDMKDKINTEIINGTTGKRAAFKIGSIKDNKVVIVPQEKLEKGKTYYIKVNDTIKPVTVKN from the coding sequence ATGAAAAGTAACTCAATGAGAAGATTAGATATGAGATTATCTGCGAAAAAATTATTTGTGGTATTTTGGACTATATTTTTTTTACTTGGTTTTTCATTTACGGCAGCGGCAGCGGACCCGTCACAAGTACTAAATCAAGTGAAAAACGATATTAAAACTTATTATGTAGACAATATACCAGACGGGGTATTAAATGCATCTAGTATAGATGAAGCACTGAAAAAACTTAATGATCCATATACTGAGTATTTTTCTAAAGAGGAAGAGACAAATTTTTTAAATTCAATAAATAATAAAATCTATGGAATAGGCATATATATGTCTCAGGTTCCTTCAGGGATAAAAATAGATTCTGTAGTTGCAAATTCTCCAGCAGAAAATGTAGGGCTTAAGGAAGGGGATATTATAATTTCTGCAAATTCCCATTCTCTTGCTAATATAACACTTGATCAAGCTTCTTCATATATTAAAGGAGATGAAAATACAAATGTTAATCTTGTAATTCAAAGACAGGACAAGGTATTAAGTTTTTCTGTAAAAAGGGGAGAGGTAAGCATTCCAATAGTAGATGGAAAAATGGTGGATAGTAATACTGCATATATCCACATAGCATCTTTTGGAGAAGACACATCACAAAAGTTTAATGAAAAGTTAAAAGAGCTTCAAGCAAATAAACCTGCAAGGTACATAATAGACCTGAGAGATAATGGTGGAGGATATATGGATTCCGCCCTAAATGTAGCAGGAAATTTCATAGGAAAAAATTTAGCACTTATAGTTCAAAATAAGAGTGGTGAAAAAATAGGATATCTGGCAGGAGAACAACGAAATACGATAGACAAGCCTACTATATTTTTGGTGGATAAATATACTGCCAGTGCTTCTGAAATACTCTCTGCAGCAGTGAAGGATTATAAAAAAGCTTTTTTTATAGGAAATACTACTTATGGAAAAGGTGTGGCACAGCAGATGTTTGACCTTTCAGATGGAGGAACATTGAAGCTAACTGTAGAAAAGTTTTATTCTCCTGCAGGTAATACAATACAAAAAGTAGGAATAAAACCTGATTTTGATACAGGTAATGAGAATTCTTTAGCAGTAGCACAATTATTGTCAGGACAGTGCAAAGATGGAACAGACCAGCAAGGACTTCTAAAAGTTACAATAAGTAATGAAAAATTTTATATAGATTTAAGTATTGCTAAAAATGAGGAATATTGGTCTGCCTTTAAGTATATAGTGAATAATATAGATAGATCACAAATTTGTATAGGCACTAAAGATGGATGGGCAAAGGTTCCGGAAGAATACTTTAGCAATATATATAAGTTTTTTTATCCAGAAGATAAGGTTTTAGATACAATGCAGCAGGTGCCACAGGACAAAGAATTTACTGTAATTTTTAACAAAAAAATAAGTTCTGATATGAAGGATAAAATAAATACGGAAATTATAAATGGTACTACTGGTAAAAGGGCTGCTTTTAAAATAGGCAGTATAAAAGACAACAAGGTAGTTATTGTGCCACAAGAAAAATTAGAAAAAGGAAAGACTTACTATATAAAGGTTAATGACACTATAAAGCCAGTTACTGTTAAAAATTAA
- a CDS encoding leucine-rich repeat domain-containing protein, whose protein sequence is MNRRKICLILAITFVCSCFPPLVSKVYAGDYNGDSSSYYDNIDNGIVFPDKNLDKAIREKLNKINEPITVSDISGITKLSITNKDIRSLSGLERLNNLERLDASFNKIEDLTPIANLKQLNTLYLYENEIKNLTPLIHLKHLEKLNAANNEIKNIDPLAGRDSLRELTLSSNKIENLGALWSLNGLKTLMLDDNKISDVSYLKHLYNLQSLYLSKNNIKDVTPLNNLTNLTKLYLDQNPFNNGKPLLELKNLKRISLDKDKIDNIKDFNNSKFENLVWLKYDGQEITDFDKLNNIVDDANVEVTFKDANLEKAIRNKIDKPSGSLYKYDVEFISDLDLFDKGIKDLSGIENLIRLRSLNLSKDDIVDLSNIKYLDNLEQLYLNGSKIEKLDDLEDLTNLKKLQVCGTKISDISPIESLTNLETLNLSDNDITDIESLKGLENLESLDLSKNHITDIDSLDSLVNLTSLSLDENNISSINCTAFMPELETLSINKNKVSSLIPLRDNTKLTRLLVDENKLTSLEGINSAVKLKEIRGDSNQIKDISAVKKLNDLQLVSLMKNKISDITPLKNAKNIQSLYLSNNNINDIVSLSEMGNMVRVYLDSNKISDVSSLSSMKNLKTLYLSKNDITRISKLGNLTKLETLDVGDNSIYDISPINNMTSLKNLTLTNTDVPKYIINSISKDIDVTD, encoded by the coding sequence ATGAATAGGAGAAAAATATGTCTAATACTTGCAATTACTTTTGTATGTTCATGTTTTCCACCCTTAGTGTCAAAAGTATATGCAGGAGACTATAATGGTGATTCAAGTTCATATTATGACAATATAGACAACGGTATAGTTTTTCCAGATAAAAATTTGGATAAAGCTATAAGAGAGAAACTTAATAAGATAAATGAGCCTATAACTGTAAGTGACATTTCAGGTATAACTAAACTTAGTATAACAAATAAGGATATAAGGAGTTTAAGCGGACTTGAGAGACTAAATAATCTAGAAAGGTTAGATGCAAGCTTTAATAAAATAGAAGATTTGACCCCTATAGCTAATTTAAAACAACTTAATACTTTATATCTATATGAAAATGAGATAAAAAATTTAACACCTCTTATACATTTAAAGCATCTTGAAAAATTAAATGCAGCAAATAATGAAATTAAAAATATAGATCCGCTAGCAGGAAGGGACTCCTTGAGAGAACTTACTTTAAGCAGCAATAAAATTGAAAATTTAGGAGCACTGTGGAGTTTAAATGGATTAAAGACTCTTATGCTAGATGATAATAAAATATCAGATGTATCATATTTAAAGCATCTTTATAATTTGCAAAGTTTGTACCTTTCTAAAAATAATATAAAGGATGTAACCCCTTTAAATAATTTGACAAACCTAACTAAGCTATATTTAGATCAAAATCCATTTAATAATGGAAAACCACTTTTAGAACTTAAGAATCTTAAAAGAATATCTTTAGATAAAGATAAGATTGACAATATAAAAGATTTTAATAACAGCAAATTTGAAAATTTAGTATGGCTTAAATATGACGGGCAAGAAATAACTGATTTTGATAAATTGAATAATATAGTGGATGATGCCAATGTAGAAGTTACATTTAAAGATGCTAATTTAGAAAAAGCAATTAGGAATAAAATAGATAAGCCTTCTGGAAGTCTTTATAAATATGATGTGGAGTTTATAAGTGATTTGGATTTGTTTGACAAAGGCATAAAGGACCTTTCTGGTATAGAAAATTTAATAAGATTAAGATCTTTAAATTTAAGTAAAGATGACATAGTAGACTTGAGCAATATAAAATATCTGGATAACTTGGAGCAGTTGTACTTAAACGGAAGTAAAATTGAAAAACTAGATGACTTGGAAGATTTAACTAATTTAAAGAAGCTTCAGGTATGTGGGACAAAAATTTCAGATATAAGTCCTATTGAAAGCTTAACAAATCTTGAAACCTTGAATTTAAGTGATAACGATATAACGGATATAGAAAGTCTTAAAGGTCTGGAAAATCTAGAAAGCTTAGATTTGAGTAAAAATCATATTACAGATATAGATAGCTTAGATAGCTTGGTAAATTTAACTTCCCTTTCATTAGATGAAAATAATATATCCAGTATAAATTGTACTGCTTTTATGCCTGAACTTGAAACACTATCCATAAATAAAAATAAAGTAAGCTCCTTAATTCCTTTAAGAGATAATACAAAACTTACAAGACTATTAGTAGATGAAAATAAACTTACAAGTTTAGAGGGCATAAATTCTGCAGTTAAATTAAAAGAAATACGCGGTGACTCAAACCAAATAAAGGATATAAGTGCAGTAAAGAAATTAAACGATTTACAACTTGTAAGCCTTATGAAAAATAAAATAAGTGATATAACACCACTTAAAAATGCAAAGAACATTCAAAGTCTATACCTTTCAAATAACAATATAAATGATATAGTGTCTCTTTCGGAAATGGGCAATATGGTAAGAGTATATCTTGACAGTAATAAAATAAGTGATGTATCTTCACTTTCAAGCATGAAAAATCTAAAGACCTTGTACTTGAGTAAGAACGATATAACAAGGATATCAAAGCTTGGAAACCTCACAAAGCTTGAGACTTTGGATGTAGGAGATAACAGCATTTATGATATAAGTCCTATAAATAATATGACATCACTTAAAAATCTAACTCTTACAAATACTGATGTTCCTAAATATATAATAAATTCAATATCTAAAGACATAGATGTAACGGATTAA
- a CDS encoding rhomboid family intramembrane serine protease, with amino-acid sequence MSSYIDNLIDRLYKNYNFNIIEIEGINGICGRWALCREQNSIMEVVFFSKVESYRNINVEDIKLRLKNLSDNKSVRLVQIVLDREVHATVDKNNNPQCGLIFLNPYLSQITLYTPDLEQLAKEIYNCMIYVKQSTLANKQSKNIYKMKDLIVTWIIIALNVSVYVVTAYLSGNVFDSDVNVLVFMGAKVNSLIASGEYYRLFTCMFLHAGIVHLGVNMYSLYIMGSFVEKVYGKVKYIVMYIISGLVSSVFSFMFSASISVGASGAIFGLLGAALVFAIKMKHKIGKEFLMNVLSIIVVNLIIGFSIANVDNFGHLGGLVGGVVITYLLGNVKDIAQ; translated from the coding sequence ATGAGTTCGTATATTGATAATTTAATAGACAGGTTATACAAAAACTATAATTTTAATATTATAGAGATAGAAGGCATAAATGGAATATGCGGTAGATGGGCGTTGTGCAGAGAACAAAATTCTATTATGGAAGTAGTTTTCTTTTCTAAGGTGGAAAGTTATAGAAATATAAATGTTGAAGATATAAAGTTACGTTTAAAAAATCTATCTGACAATAAAAGTGTAAGACTTGTACAAATAGTGCTAGATAGGGAAGTACATGCCACAGTGGATAAAAATAATAATCCACAATGTGGATTAATTTTTTTAAATCCTTATTTAAGTCAAATAACTTTGTATACTCCTGATTTAGAGCAATTAGCTAAAGAAATATATAATTGTATGATTTATGTAAAACAAAGTACTTTAGCAAATAAACAGTCAAAGAACATATATAAAATGAAAGACCTAATTGTGACATGGATAATAATAGCTTTAAATGTTTCTGTATATGTAGTAACAGCATACCTTTCTGGAAATGTATTTGATAGTGATGTAAATGTACTTGTATTTATGGGAGCTAAGGTTAACTCACTTATAGCTTCAGGTGAGTATTATAGGCTTTTTACTTGTATGTTTTTACATGCTGGAATAGTTCATTTAGGAGTAAATATGTATTCACTTTATATAATGGGTTCTTTTGTTGAGAAAGTGTATGGCAAAGTTAAATATATAGTGATGTACATTATATCAGGTTTAGTTTCTTCGGTATTTAGTTTTATGTTTTCGGCATCTATTTCAGTAGGAGCTTCAGGAGCAATATTTGGACTTTTAGGGGCGGCGTTGGTATTTGCGATAAAGATGAAGCATAAAATTGGTAAGGAATTTTTAATGAATGTATTATCTATAATTGTGGTAAACCTTATAATAGGATTTTCTATAGCAAATGTAGATAATTTTGGACACTTAGGAGGACTTGTAGGAGGAGTAGTTATAACATATTTATTGGGCAATGTAAAGGACATCGCCCAATAA
- a CDS encoding manganese efflux pump, which produces MKFYFLLLIAVALSLDAFGVSLCVGLNGAVEKRNKFQLSFSCGFFQFFFAICGAYAGFLFNTYIASVPQVIGGALVSIVGILMVKEGLGNKGECILIKPGMILVLGVSVSIDALVIGFTTLNNIANRIELFISTVFIGLITFIMCLFAFFISKYLQKIHIVSKYADYIGGVILIIFGIKMMFFK; this is translated from the coding sequence ATGAAATTTTATTTTTTACTTTTGATTGCAGTGGCACTTTCTTTAGATGCCTTTGGGGTCTCACTGTGTGTGGGATTGAATGGCGCAGTGGAGAAAAGAAATAAGTTTCAACTTTCTTTTTCATGTGGATTTTTTCAGTTTTTTTTTGCTATATGCGGTGCTTATGCAGGTTTTCTATTTAATACATATATTGCATCTGTCCCTCAGGTAATTGGAGGAGCATTAGTATCTATAGTAGGTATCCTTATGGTTAAAGAAGGTTTGGGGAATAAAGGAGAATGCATACTCATTAAACCAGGAATGATTCTAGTGCTTGGAGTTTCAGTAAGTATTGATGCATTAGTAATAGGATTTACAACTTTAAATAATATAGCAAATAGGATAGAGCTATTTATTAGCACTGTGTTTATAGGCTTAATTACCTTTATTATGTGTTTATTTGCTTTTTTTATTTCGAAGTACCTCCAGAAAATACATATTGTAAGTAAATATGCAGATTATATAGGGGGAGTAATACTTATTATATTTGGTATTAAAATGATGTTTTTTAAGTGA